Genomic window (Desulforapulum autotrophicum HRM2):
CCCCTGGATGGCATAGGCCCCCGCCTTGTCAAATGGCTCGTTTGTGTTTGCATACCATCCGATTTCGAGGTCGGTGAGCCGTTTGAACGTCACCTGTGTTGCCACGGTTCTGGTAATGGTAATATCTTCATTTAGACAGCAGAGGGTGAACCCCGTGTATACGGTATGGGTTCGGTTGCTCAGTCGCTTAAGCATGGCAACGGCCTGGGTTTTTGAGCTGGGTTTTTCAAGGAGGCTGTCGTCTATGACAACAACGGTGTCAGCGCCGAGTATCCACTCCATGGGGTGACTGTCTGCGATGAATTCAGCCTTTTCCCTTGACAGACGCCTGACATAGGATTCTGGTTTTTCCCCATCTATTATTTCTTCTTTAATGTCTGCGGGAAAGATATCAAAGGAAATTCCTGCCTGTTCAAGCAGGTACTTTCTCCGGGGGGATTGTGAGGCAAGGATCAGTTTTTGTGTTTTTATGGGGATTTGTGTTTTCATGGGGCGGTATTCTACCAGAACCATTTGAGGGTGACAACAGGGAATTTTCAGGGTCAATCCAGGTGAGAAATCTTGTCCAGCTGTTTGATGTGGGTGTTTTCCTCTTCGATTATTTTTTCCAGGTGTTTAATGGTCGGGGCATGGGTGATAAAGGTTTTAATCATCTCATAAAACAAGATCGTGTCATTTTCAAATTCAATAAATATTTCATTGAGTTTGTTCTTGTCTTTAATGATGGTAAGGTCTGTGTCTCCAAGGAAAAAGGACTGTTTTTCCATGAGGTCTCCAATAAAATCACCATCCATTTCCATGGTTTTATCCGACGGCAAATCTTGATGCTTGTCAATCTCGTCCTTAAGGGTGTTAAACCAGGTGGCATGGTCTTTTTCCTCGTTGGCCATCCAAAGGAGCAAGGCCTTTACCTCCGGGTTCCTGGATTGGTCCATGGCCCTTCGATAGGTCTCTTCTGCATTTTTCTCAATCTCGACGGCAAGGGCGATGATTTCAGATATGGAAAACATGGTTAGCATCCTTATACCCAATACCCATGGGTATGAAAGTTGAGGGGGTAATCTCAATCAGGGGCATTTTTAATGTATATGTATAGACGGGCCGAGGTGATTGTGGCAACTTAAAAATGAATACAGCCGTTAAAAAAAACAGGAAAGTTGGCAGCCATAAGAAATAATTGGTTTAGAGACCCAAAACCGTGGTATACTCATTGTTTAATTTTTATTTTTTATGAAATGTTACAAAAGCATTGCTAACAGAGGCATTTCATCGGTCGTTGTGGCCAAGAGCCATATCTTGCTCCGGCCATGCCGGTTATATACAGACCAGTTGTGCAGGTCTGCTTTCACAATCAGGATACCACATGTCATTTGAAGAACTTGGCCTCAGGGCTGAACTGATCAAAGCGGTTAAAACAAAGGGTTACATTGAGCCTACCCCCATTCAGATCCGGGTTATTCCGGCGATTTTAAACGGACAAGACAT
Coding sequences:
- a CDS encoding Maf family protein, yielding MKTQIPIKTQKLILASQSPRRKYLLEQAGISFDIFPADIKEEIIDGEKPESYVRRLSREKAEFIADSHPMEWILGADTVVVIDDSLLEKPSSKTQAVAMLKRLSNRTHTVYTGFTLCCLNEDITITRTVATQVTFKRLTDLEIGWYANTNEPFDKAGAYAIQGLGTFLVKSINGSYTNVVGLPVCEVIEILLAQGVITLSEMGNNNE
- a CDS encoding ferritin-like domain-containing protein, with product MFSISEIIALAVEIEKNAEETYRRAMDQSRNPEVKALLLWMANEEKDHATWFNTLKDEIDKHQDLPSDKTMEMDGDFIGDLMEKQSFFLGDTDLTIIKDKNKLNEIFIEFENDTILFYEMIKTFITHAPTIKHLEKIIEEENTHIKQLDKISHLD